A genomic segment from Candidatus Pacearchaeota archaeon encodes:
- a CDS encoding aspartate carbamoyltransferase regulatory subunit, which produces MAKELIGYIENGIVIDHLPPSIVWKVARILKIENQKEGRISLGDHYFSTRMGKKSFIKIEGRSLTPYEINLVALIAPDATINKIINGKVKEKTKAVIPERLENIVLCNNPNCITNDPTEQVEPIIYYKKGIFSCHYCDSKFLKSELKIKDF; this is translated from the coding sequence ATGGCGAAAGAATTAATAGGGTATATAGAAAATGGAATTGTGATAGATCATTTACCTCCAAGTATAGTTTGGAAAGTTGCAAGAATTTTAAAAATTGAAAATCAAAAAGAAGGAAGAATCTCTTTAGGAGACCATTATTTTAGTACTAGAATGGGAAAAAAGAGTTTTATTAAAATAGAAGGAAGATCTTTAACACCATATGAAATTAATCTCGTTGCATTAATTGCTCCAGACGCTACAATAAATAAAATAATTAATGGAAAAGTAAAAGAAAAGACAAAAGCGGTTATTCCAGAGAGATTAGAAAATATAGTTTTATGTAATAATCCAAATTGTATAACAAATGATCCGACAGAACAAGTAGAACCTATAATTTATTATAAAAAAGGAATTTTTTCTTGCCATTATTGTGATAGTAAATTTTTAAAATCAGAACTAAAGATAAAGGATTTTTAA
- the pyrB gene encoding aspartate carbamoyltransferase: MISKFKGRDVISVNDFSRDEIDFILDYSSLFELKKEGVEELMKNKIMLPAFFENSSRTTLSFDVAMRRLGGQVSDFDPERSSRGKGESLWDTAITINNYSFDVVVVRERRDGVARLFADIIEAPVINAGDGINEHPTQTFLDLYTIKKKIGRIDGLEIAIVGDLKYGRTVHSLANALKKYKDCKVYFISPQETKLTESFVNQLKEDKLNFEELDIKNLEDILGKIDAIYMTRVQRERFPEGVEGEFQYKKVISQYCLTKDMLDRAKLRKNFIILHPRPRRQELPKSLDNTPYSAYIKEQEKAGLYVRMGLINLIAGDKFLC, encoded by the coding sequence ATGATATCTAAATTTAAAGGAAGAGATGTAATATCTGTTAATGATTTTTCAAGAGACGAGATAGATTTTATTCTTGACTATTCTTCTTTATTTGAATTAAAGAAGGAAGGAGTAGAAGAATTAATGAAAAATAAGATTATGTTACCAGCATTTTTTGAAAACAGCTCTAGAACAACTTTAAGTTTTGATGTTGCTATGAGAAGATTAGGCGGACAAGTTTCTGATTTTGATCCAGAAAGAAGTTCTAGAGGTAAAGGAGAAAGTCTTTGGGATACAGCAATTACAATAAACAACTACTCTTTTGATGTTGTTGTTGTTAGAGAAAGGAGAGATGGTGTTGCTAGATTATTTGCAGATATTATTGAAGCTCCTGTTATTAATGCTGGAGATGGAATTAATGAACATCCAACTCAAACTTTTTTAGATCTTTACACAATAAAGAAAAAAATTGGGAGAATAGATGGTTTAGAAATCGCAATAGTAGGAGATTTAAAATATGGAAGAACAGTGCATTCTCTTGCAAACGCTTTAAAAAAATATAAAGATTGCAAAGTTTATTTTATTTCTCCTCAAGAAACTAAATTAACAGAATCTTTTGTTAATCAATTAAAAGAAGATAAATTAAATTTTGAAGAATTAGATATTAAGAATTTAGAAGATATTCTAGGAAAAATAGATGCTATTTATATGACTAGAGTTCAGAGAGAAAGATTTCCAGAAGGAGTGGAAGGAGAATTTCAATATAAAAAAGTTATTTCTCAATACTGTTTAACAAAAGATATGCTTGATAGAGCTAAATTAAGGAAAAATTTTATTATTTTGCATCCTAGACCAAGAAGACAGGAATTACCAAAATCTTTAGATAATACACCATATTCTGCATATATTAAAGAACAAGAAAAAGCAGGACTTTATGTAAGAATGGGTTTAATAAATTTAATCGCAGGAGATAAATTTTTATGTTAA